The genomic segment CCCGGTGGCGGAGCGCGTAGTTTCGCACGAGCTTGTCAAATTCACTGTCGTGAGCCACGGCATGAGGACGCGGGCCCACCAGCGACATGCTGCCGTCGAGAACATTTAGGAGCTGTGGCAGTTCATCGAAGCTCGTCCGGCGCAGCCATTTGCCGACGCGGGTAACGCGTCGATCGGCGCGGTTGGCCTGGAGGATTACAGGCCCGTCCTCGAGCACATGCATGGTCCGGAATTTGCGGATCAAGAATATTCGGCCGTTGAAGCCACAGCGTTGCTGCCGAAAGAATATAGGGCCGGGAGAATCCAGCTTGATCGCGACTGCAGCCAGCGCAAGCAGCGGGGCGAGCATCGCCAGGCAGAGGCCAGCCCCCATAATGTCAATCGTCCGCTTAATCGCGCGCTCCAGCGGCGTCAGGGGGCCACGCTGGAGTTCTACACAAACGGCACTTCCAAGACTTCGCTTAGGGTGTCGAAGCAATTCGGACGTTGTGCCGACGGGCACGAAAATGATCGGGAACGGCAAAACGCGCAAATCGGCAACAAAGGCTCGCAATTCGGGCCATCGCTCCGGGTCAGCTTCCACCACCACCTGATCGAGCCGGTAGGTGCGGATGTGGTCGATGACACGGGCCGTGAGCCGCCTTCGGCAGGCAGGACCGAATCCGAACGGAGGCAAGCTGAACCTTTCTTTGACGAGATACCCGTGCATCGACAAGGTTTCGGACAATCCCACGTTCTTCGACAAGGGTTGATCGCTGATCAGGACAATATTCGTATTGGCGAACTTCCTGCCGCTCAGGGCCCTCCCGAGAAGCACCTTAACTCCCCACCGCTCACCCAAAAGTAAGCCCAGGGCCAAGACGGCGAAGAGCAGGCCTCGGTGCAGAGAGCTCTCCGGGCGGATTGCGAAGCCGAACACCGCCAAAATGAAAAGCACCGAAGACATCCAAGCCAAACAGACCGCGCGGATCTGATTTCGGAGCGCGAGGAGTTCAACCGGCTGATAAAGCCCGTAGGCCTTCAGCAGGCAAACGAGACAAACCGCGCTAACCAGCGCCAAGCCAAGCGCGTTGCCCAAGTTGGCCGCGGCTTGGCCATTCTGCGCTTGGTACAGCAACGTGGAGACGATGCTCGCAAATAGGATGGTCGCAATATCAGCACCCAGCACTACGTGCTCGACCGCGTCATAACGGAGGGGCCATTTGGGCTCGGGGGATACTGTCGCTTCGGGACTGATACGATCCGTAACCTCCCGATCGGGGAAATGTCGGTTCACGAAATTCATGGCCGGGGCTCTGCGATTTAATATTAATTATTTATTAATTAAAGGGGTTTATCAAGTAAAATCCGCAACTCCGCCTATTTAATAACGTGTGCCCCTTTGTCGCCGATCTGCGATCGTGGCTTGGGCTGAGCTCGCGGCTCTTGAGATTATCGAGAACCCATGCGGGAACTCCGCGCGTGCACCTGGTCGAGGAACGCCGGATCGAGTTCCGAAATCAGGCCCTCGAGATAGATCTTCCCATCAGCCGAGGCTGACCGGTAAGCGGTCACAAGGGCTGGCTTGAGGGCAGGCCGATGTCTAACGACGAGGCTGACGTCCCGTTTGATCAATTCACGCAGGTCAGTGTCCCGCACCATGGCATCTGCGGCGAGCGCGACCGATACGCGCAACGGAAGCAGGTCCAAATCATTCGGCGCGGTATAGTATGACATTCTGAGCATCGCTGCCGTGCTGGGCTGGGGCGAACTGTGCTTCGACGTCGCCGCGAGCAGGAGCCAAATGTCACCGCGGAGCGGCGAAGAGCGCAATGCACGAGCAAACTCGTCCGAAGTCATGGGAGGAGCCGTCCTTTGCTCGTCGGCAGCCAGAGCCGAATCCCGGGTAAAGCTTGGTCCCCCGCGGATCCATAAGTCTTCACGCGCTGCCGCGAGGGAAACCGTCTTCGACATCGCGTTCGGCCCTGCCGCTGCAGTCGAAAGAACTGACGGCAAAGACGATCTTGCACCGAAGTACCGGTCGGGGAGCGCCATCCATGCTGCCTGCACGATCAACACAATACCAAGCACCATCAGGCTAACGCGGGGCCAAATGGTGACTGACGCTGAGGTCAACCTTCGGCGAGGCGCAGGTGCTTGATTTGCAATTTGGTCGGACGTCGCTTTCGTCTCAGACGATATGGCGTCACGTTCTGCGCCGGAGAGGCTTTGACCGAAGGCCAGGCCAAAAAGCGCAGCGACCAGAAGCGATGCTCCTAAACCAAGAATTCCATGATCGGAAAACGCGAGTATCGTCACTGCAATCAAAGCGCCGGCGCCCAGCGCTGGGAAGACGTAATCGTAAGTACGTGACAGAGCACGTCTGATCAGAATAGAAGCGCAGAGCAACGCAGCAACCACCAGCGCGCAGAGAAAAGTCCACCCCATGTCTATAACGATCGTGGCGGCGGCGGTTGGCCTTTCTGGCGATTCGCCAACTCCAGCGTCCTGGTAAATCGGCAAAAGTACCGTCGAAGCACCCGCACCGGATCCTGCCGGCGCGACGTCCTGCAGCATCCGTTCTGTTGCGGCCTGACTGCTCGTTGACAAGACGATCGTCAGATCGGTGTTCGTTCTGAAGGGAATGACCGTAGCCGTGGCAATGAAGATAATCGTGGCAGTTGCAAGGACGCCAGCAGTACCCCACAATCCCGGGAACCACCTGCGAACCGCGAACACCGAGAGCAAGATTTCTGAGCCGAGGAGGGCCGCGACGACTGCAGTTGAGTTGGCTCGAATGAGCAGCGCGGCCATGCAGATAATCATTGCGATGATCGCGGCGGACAGCGCAGGGAGCGGGCTTAGCGCAATTGTTCCTGGCCGACTGCGTCGGAGTACCTGATCGACCGCACGAATTGCCGTTGCGCAGGAGAGCAACACACCGAGCACCGCGATGGTTGAGCCGTCGGGCCCAGCCACACCAGCTATTTCCCTGCCGAACCACATGGCGGTAACGATTGTGGCTATCGACAGCAGAATATGTAGCAGTTGCGCTGCGCGATATCGGTCAAGCGCAATGGCTGCAGCAATGAGAGCTGAAGCGAGCACAGCGCAATACTGCACGAGCGAGAACATGGTCGCCGTGGTGTCGACTGTGATTTTTTCAGCGAGGGGCTCGTTTAAGGTCGCCGATGCAGTTGCCCAAATGGGATTGCCGAGTTTGCCAATCGGCATCGGCACCGCCTGCAAGGCCATCCAGAGCGCCGGAGCCGCGAGTACAGCGACGAGACTAGGACGGAGCAGTCTGGCAAGCCCGAGGGAGGAGGGCGGTAGAAAGATCGCGACCATTAGCGCCGCCGTTGCGAGTACCAACGACATCAACACCCAGCCTTGCAGGCTTTCCGGCATTGCGAACGCCGCGGCAATCGCCACCAACTCGGCCAATATGACAAGCCGGACCATCATGTAAACACCGTGGTGTGGTGCGGCCACTCCGCTGGTCCCTTGGGCCAGCTAACGGGTAGGCCGCTATGAACCAGCCTCAAGAGCCAGAAAGACCATAACGGATGTAATGGCTATCATGGTAATAGTAGCTCCGATGTCCGTCATATCGAGCCATCGCCTTGGTATCGGTCTTGCTGAGAACTGCCCCAATCAGAGATTCGTGAATGTTTGGTGCCGTGTGCAGTGCGTGTTGCACTACATCAATTTTGGTCCGGCCCCATTCGACAACGAGAATGTAGCAGTCAATCAGAGATGAAGTGGCTCGAACATCCACCAACGGTGTCAAGGGCGGAAGGTCGACGATGACGTAGTCATACTCGGCCCGTAAACGGTCGAAGAGTTTGCTTATCGAGTCCGCGCAAAGAATTTCGCTGGTGTGGAGCAAAGGTCCCCGACGCACGGCGGGCAGAAATGCAAGATTGGTCGTCGGGTCCCTCCAAACAGCGTCGGCGAGCGACCGGCTACCGTTTGCAACTTCGATGATGCCGCAGGCCGCCTTGGGCGCAAAGATGCCGGTCAGCGAGGGATTCCTGAGGTCGCAATCGACGATAATGGCTCTCTTTCCGGTGTGTCCGATCAATTGCGCGAGCGAAGCTGCAATCGTGGTCTTTCCCTCATTCGGTAACGCAGAGGTAATGCCGATGACCTGGGAAGAGATTTTCGCCGGATTGTGGTCGATGGCTAGCTTTATGGAACGAATGGCCTCCGTATATCGAGATAGCGGCATCCCGACCACCGTCTGATGAATTGCGGCTGGAGACGAAGAGATCCGTCGCTGAACATCATCGTCGGTTTTCTGGAGGCGGATTGGTGGCTTGGGAGATTTGCGGGCCGGCAACAACGGGACCAAAGACAGACAAGGCAACTCCAGTACGGTTTCCACCTGTGAAGAGGTCCGAAAGACGCGGTCCATGAGGTCTCGGAGGAGCGCCAAGCCGATGCCCAGCGCGAGACCACCGAGAATGCCAAATGCCAGGATCAACCTTGTTTTCGGCTTGCTCTTGCTCGCCGGTGGCGAAGCCGGAAAAAGTACCCGCGTATCCGAGGTGGGAAACGTCTCCTGCTGTGTGGAGCCCATGTAGCGCTGAAGGAAAGTCTCGTACAAGCTATGCAGGCCCTTTGCCCTGCTTTCCAAGTCCTTGATGGTCAGCTCAGCAGAATTGACCGAACGGGACTGCGAAACGGCTTTGGATAATTGCTTTTCGATTTCTTCCTGGCGCTGTTTGGCCAGTTCGAATTCGCTTCGGCTGACCTCGGCAAGTCGCCTGACCTCGTCAAAAATTGAGACGCGGAACTCTCGCGCGCGGTTCCGGATATTGACGACTGCCAAGTGGTCACGACCGACCCTCGCGGCCAACTCGGCCTCACGTCTGGTGAGCTCCAGATATTGCTGGCGCAGCCCCGTGATGATCTGGCTGTTCAGCGCATCGGTCCCGATAGCATCCAGATTGTCTATCGAGGACGGCTTTTTCGGGTCGATGGCAAGGAGAGTTTCATAACGAGCCAACTTGGCCGTGGCTTCAGATGTCTGAGCACGTGCGGCGGCCAATCGATTGTTGATCTCCGTGATCTGCTGCTCGTCGATGGGTTTCCCACCCAGAGAAACAATGTTGTTTTGAGCCTTGTAGACGTCGACGGCACGTTGCGCGGCGAGGGCTTGGTCGCCCAGATCACGCAGCCTCTCCTGCAGCCAGCTGGTTGCCTTGCGATTGGCCTCGAATTTTGCATTGAGCTGGTCTGCAACATAAGTGTTGGCAATCGCATTCACGATCTCCGCGGCTCGAGCTGCGCTGCTCGAGCTGAAGCTGATCTCAATGACGTGGCTGTACCCGACACGTCCAGCGGAAAGCCGACTGAGGAATGCGTCTACGAGAGTGTCCGATGGTTCGCCATTCGTCTCGAGTGGCGCATCCTTCTTCGATTTAGTCGAGGCCCATGGCCAAACTCGTTGCCAGAGCGCCTGCAAAGAGAGGCCGGATGCACTAAAGTCCGGATCGTCGGCCAGTTTCAACTGCTCGATTACCGCAACCGCATTGGCCTTTGATCTCAGGAGCTGAAGCTGGGTGTCGATTTGACTGAGATCGAAGGCCGGCTCGGCGACGAGTGACTGCTGCTGGACAAACTGAGGCCTGGGATTGGCCAACAGGATCTGAACCTGTGCCGTATAGGTTGGAGAAACCAAACGGAGATAGAGCAGGCTGGCCGCAGTGGCGAGTACGGCAGTAACAAGGATCACGAGATACTGGCGCCGTAGAAGCCCGATGCCGAAATTGATGACGTCGGTGATTCCTCCGCCGTCTGCCTGGGCGGGTTGAGCCGGTCCGTTCACCGGCAGCCGCATCCTATCCGCATGTTGAAGATTGTTCTGAAGCATCACGTACCTGTCCGACGATTGGTCACGTTGCGGCCGCCCGCCCGCAGGCGGCATTTAAAGCGATCTGCGAGATAGTACGAATTATATACCTTATAAAAACTCACTTGCCAAATTAAATAAACAATATATTAATCGAGGCGGAGATGGAAAATGCAGGTCCTGGCGGTTTTGCTTAGGCGTGCGTTCGCGAATTCCCAAATTCTTCCGTGACTTACATCTGGTCTAATGGCTTCCGCCGAAATCGTGCGACCGTTTTCGTGGTGGATTGTGAGGGTGGAAAATTAATCTCGACGGGGATTATGGTCCACCTTATCGAAGCCCGATCTGAATTGAGAGGGCAGAAGGGTACCCAATGTTGGAACTGCGATCCTTGGCGATCCCTGATGTCAAAGTCATTCGCACAGATCGGTTTTCCGACGCCCGCGGCTACTTCTCTGAGACCTTCCAGCGATCAGCGTTTGCAGAGAAGGGAATTCTCCATGACTTTGTTCAAGACAATCAGTCCAGCTCGGATCGGATCGGCACGGTGCGCGGCTTGCACTTCCAGCGGCCGCCCTTCGCCCAGGCGAAGTTGATACGGGTGTTGAGTGGGGCGATTCTGGATATTGCAGTTGACCTTCGGCGTTCATCGCCCAGCTTCGGCAAGCACATCGCGATCCAGTTGGATAGCGAAAGCGGCGAGCAGGTGTTCATTCCGAAGGGATTCGCGCACGGCTTCTGTACGCTGCAGCCCAAGACCCTCGTCTTATACAAAGTCGACCAGGTCTATGCCCCAAGTCACGACGGTGGAGTCTATTGGGCCGATTCAACGTTAGCGATCGAGTGGCCCGTGAGGCCCTCAGAAGCCCAGGTGTCGCCAAAGGACCAGGCCCTTCCTACGCTCAGCCAGCTCGGTTGCGTTTTCGACTAGTGGAGGCGGTAGTATGCGTATCTTGGTGACCGGCGGAG from the Bradyrhizobium sp. WBAH42 genome contains:
- the rfbC gene encoding dTDP-4-dehydrorhamnose 3,5-epimerase is translated as MLELRSLAIPDVKVIRTDRFSDARGYFSETFQRSAFAEKGILHDFVQDNQSSSDRIGTVRGLHFQRPPFAQAKLIRVLSGAILDIAVDLRRSSPSFGKHIAIQLDSESGEQVFIPKGFAHGFCTLQPKTLVLYKVDQVYAPSHDGGVYWADSTLAIEWPVRPSEAQVSPKDQALPTLSQLGCVFD
- a CDS encoding AAA family ATPase — protein: MLQNNLQHADRMRLPVNGPAQPAQADGGGITDVINFGIGLLRRQYLVILVTAVLATAASLLYLRLVSPTYTAQVQILLANPRPQFVQQQSLVAEPAFDLSQIDTQLQLLRSKANAVAVIEQLKLADDPDFSASGLSLQALWQRVWPWASTKSKKDAPLETNGEPSDTLVDAFLSRLSAGRVGYSHVIEISFSSSSAARAAEIVNAIANTYVADQLNAKFEANRKATSWLQERLRDLGDQALAAQRAVDVYKAQNNIVSLGGKPIDEQQITEINNRLAAARAQTSEATAKLARYETLLAIDPKKPSSIDNLDAIGTDALNSQIITGLRQQYLELTRREAELAARVGRDHLAVVNIRNRAREFRVSIFDEVRRLAEVSRSEFELAKQRQEEIEKQLSKAVSQSRSVNSAELTIKDLESRAKGLHSLYETFLQRYMGSTQQETFPTSDTRVLFPASPPASKSKPKTRLILAFGILGGLALGIGLALLRDLMDRVFRTSSQVETVLELPCLSLVPLLPARKSPKPPIRLQKTDDDVQRRISSSPAAIHQTVVGMPLSRYTEAIRSIKLAIDHNPAKISSQVIGITSALPNEGKTTIAASLAQLIGHTGKRAIIVDCDLRNPSLTGIFAPKAACGIIEVANGSRSLADAVWRDPTTNLAFLPAVRRGPLLHTSEILCADSISKLFDRLRAEYDYVIVDLPPLTPLVDVRATSSLIDCYILVVEWGRTKIDVVQHALHTAPNIHESLIGAVLSKTDTKAMARYDGHRSYYYHDSHYIRYGLSGS
- a CDS encoding exopolysaccharide biosynthesis polyprenyl glycosylphosphotransferase gives rise to the protein MNFVNRHFPDREVTDRISPEATVSPEPKWPLRYDAVEHVVLGADIATILFASIVSTLLYQAQNGQAAANLGNALGLALVSAVCLVCLLKAYGLYQPVELLALRNQIRAVCLAWMSSVLFILAVFGFAIRPESSLHRGLLFAVLALGLLLGERWGVKVLLGRALSGRKFANTNIVLISDQPLSKNVGLSETLSMHGYLVKERFSLPPFGFGPACRRRLTARVIDHIRTYRLDQVVVEADPERWPELRAFVADLRVLPFPIIFVPVGTTSELLRHPKRSLGSAVCVELQRGPLTPLERAIKRTIDIMGAGLCLAMLAPLLALAAVAIKLDSPGPIFFRQQRCGFNGRIFLIRKFRTMHVLEDGPVILQANRADRRVTRVGKWLRRTSFDELPQLLNVLDGSMSLVGPRPHAVAHDSEFDKLVRNYALRHRVRPGLTGWAQVHGCRGPTPTAVMVETRVQYDLWYIDNWSIRLDLAILLRTPMEVLRGRNAY